A stretch of the Janthinobacterium sp. 64 genome encodes the following:
- a CDS encoding DUF2185 domain-containing protein → MTKIYFLAKDQIQPLVSGYGAGLASDMITVDGLPVCFMYRESPRHDHDSGWCFMSGQETDEYANDIENLAYYNMNTIVNYDRSIIPLLDAPIGSAFERNSGDEDFVEILDWNSTED, encoded by the coding sequence ATGACGAAAATTTACTTCTTGGCGAAAGATCAGATTCAACCGCTCGTCTCTGGCTATGGTGCAGGCCTAGCAAGCGACATGATCACTGTCGATGGTCTTCCGGTATGTTTCATGTATCGAGAAAGTCCTAGACACGACCACGATAGTGGATGGTGCTTCATGTCAGGGCAAGAAACTGATGAGTACGCAAACGACATCGAAAATCTCGCATATTACAATATGAATACGATCGTCAATTATGATCGTTCCATTATTCCTTTGCTAGACGCTCCGATCGGCTCGGCATTCGAACGAAATTCCGGTGATGAAGATTTCGTAGAAATTTTAGACTGGAATTCTACCGAAGACTGA